Within Trichoderma atroviride chromosome 2, complete sequence, the genomic segment CCCCACTACCCGTCGAATCTAAGGCTCGGATCGATAACCCCGAGCAAAAAGACTAGCCGAGGCGTAGTAGTGAGATTGTCATCTGCACAGTGATCCTTCACCGTCGGCTAAGCGAAAGCTGAGACTGACAGCCAGATAGGCAGGGCAGCTACAGGCATGTCCAAGAATGGGGCGGCGGTAAAAAGGGAGCaagaggcagaagatggtaagagagagaaacattCGTACGCGCCTCGTCAAGAGACTAATACGTTTACAGCTACTATGACCACAAGAAATCCAATAGTGCGTAAAGACACGAATGTTTGCTGTCAGGTAGAGGGTGGGTGTCTCTTGGGAAGATCCAAGAGATACACATCCAGGGTCACCATTGGGCTGATGTAGTCCATCTGCGAGGGGCGTGGTTCATGGGACCGGGGGAAAAAATAACGAAAAGAAATGTATCTACTCGTACTATAGCCCGTAGAGTGGAGCGGGTAGAAGTGCCACAGATTCAGACTCGGCCAGAGAAGTGGAGGAGCGAGAAGGCGGGAACGCAAGAAAGAGCCGGCAGGATTGTGGCTTGTCTAAGACAGGGCtgaaaggaaaggaagaggcagTGAGGAAGCTGGATGGAGGTGACGAATGGATATGCTTCTCTCATAAATGCCCATAAACAGAAATGGGGAGAGTGCTGAAAGAGGTGGCCGCCATACACGCACGTAGTTACGGGAGCGTCCTAGGCGCTAGATCTCTGTGTAGCCCTCTTGGATGACACTGAGCTAAATTCATCCAAAGATTCTCACCAGTGCTCGCTCGCTGTATAAGTCGCTCTTTGCTAGAATCTGGAAAATCTACTTGCTTTAATCACCTGTTGACCCATTGGTCCATTCATCTCCCTCATACAAGTAGCACTTGAATGGCTTGCATCAATATTACAGTAGATGAGCATAGTAGCAAGTCCATAGATCAACTACGAGTCCTGTTGACAGGGGTGGTAGCACAGACATGGGTCCTTGTCTTGgatctctctttgctttttcccgAAAACCATCGGACTTTACTAGCCATACGGTTGGCTTCCAGTATTTGCACGCCCTTTTGACGGCACTTGATAGGGCgtgatgagagagagggcgTGAGCCAAGGAGTCATTCTCAAAGGGCTACCATGTTTCattttgtttctcttgtctATTTCTCTTTTGGTGCTCTCCATGAGCAAGCCTGGACGGATAAGCATGGGCGTAAAGACGGCCCGCCGAGTGATTGCCTAATAGCCTATCGAAGCTGATTTACAAAGTGTGGTAGGCTGTGCTTTATGGGGATTGGATGTAAGGGAGATTTGGTGATGGACCccaaagaagatggcatCCAATAGAATACCTGTACAGTGCCGGCTGGGAAGCCAAACACAGAATTTGAAAACTTCGCGTACACACATTGTAACTATCCACACATCAGATAGTATGTCGTCCTCTAAAATTGTGTATCTTCTGTGGTCGTTTAGACACGTGAGCATTCATTTGCCATTCTCCCAAAATGAAGTGCCAATAAGCTCCATCGCGCACATTCAGTAGCCTAAACACTAAACAGGCGGCACAAGAAATGATGTTAATCACGTGTCTCAGCTGGTCCCCACACCCGCGCAGCCTCTTTTCGGCCTGGCCCTGAGACGAGCTTTTGAAGAGGAGCTTCAAGGAAAGCCTCGGAtagcagccagcagctggaggTGGCGCTGGGAATGACTATCAACGCAGCCTGACGCTTATTTAACTGAGACGAACAGTTCTTGgtgagacaaaaaaaaaaaagggggatACGAGCGAAAAGGAAACCGAgggaaaaagcagaaaagaaagaaacagcAAAAATGGTGTATTACTTCACGTCCAACGTGGTTGAGCCGGCCGGCTTCATCTATGTGGGCAAGGATAAGTATGAGAGTGAGTTTGCGAATCCACTCATTCACCGACGAGCTGAGGACGTTGTCTAATGTTTGCGCGCTTATTCTCTGCGCAGATGAGGACCTGATCAAGTATGGCTGGGAGGAAGATGTCTGGTATGAGGCCTCCCCCCGGATTTCATTTCACGGCTGACTCTTTCTTCTAGGGTATGAGGCAACGACTCCAGGCTTCAATGGCTTTTATGGATATTGACAGAGGCTTTCTAGTTCCACGTCGACAAGCTTTCCAGCGCCCACATCTACCTTCGCATGCAGCCTGGCCAGACTTGGGATGACTTGCCCCAGGAGTTGGTCATGGACCTGGCACAGCTCACAAAGGCAAACTCAATAGAAGGTTCATGAGCTCTCATCCCCATCGCATATGCCACGAGTCTCTAACGCAATTCGGTTCTCtaggaaataaaaaggacAACATCACCGTCATCTACACCCCTTGGGCCAATCTCAAAAAGGATGGAAGCATGGACGTCGGCCAAGTCAGCTTCCACGATCAGAGAAAAGCAAGCATCCCTCACAGAATACCGCcatatttttatttaatcTAACCGTGGAGCCTCTCCAGGTCAAGCGCATCCTAGTTCCCAATCGCGAGAACCCCATCGTCAACCGCCTCAACAAGACCAAagtcgagaagaagcccgaCCTCAAGGCCGAAAAGGACGACATGCTCAAGCAGCTACGAGCCAAGGATCAGGCAGCACAGCAAATCAAGGTACGTGCCCCCCTAAAAGATTGTTGCCTTGCGTAGGCTACAGCTTCGGGGGTGCCAACTTCAAGACCGTATGATCGTCTGGCTGACCAATTTCCCCATaacagagaaaagaagaacagcGGCAGGCTCAGGagtggaaagagaagaagtggCAGAAAGACCACGCGTACGACGAGATGTTTACCGAAGAGAATATGGCCGCGTCGAGCAACCAAGATCGGGCGGCGGATTGGGAAGACGATTTTATGTAGATCTTTGGCGATATTCATGAGGACATCTTAGAAGGCgattaataagaaaaaatcCAAAATACCATTGCCTAACTGTGAGCCTGTTCCTTCCAAAATAGGGTAttgcaagaagaaaaaacatgGTACTACTCAAAAACTTGTAGTCCAAACTAAAAGAAGAGTATTTTCCAAAAGAAGATATAATGATAGTATCCCGTCGATTCCGTCCCATACCTAGTACCCAGTGCTCTTGATTCGCGTTTACACGTTTACGTCAACCCTCCGATTGCCAATCTTGATACTATCCATCTTCCTAGTGATACTTTGCATCTCAGACGGAACTTCTAGCCTGATCGGACTTGATGAGGCGGCCGGTGATGCAATTCTCTTTGGGCTCGATGGCTGGCCGACAAGAAGCGGAGGCATATCCaactcttcatcctcatcattctcttcgtcaaaggcctcttctccgtcctcttcctcgcgCTGCAAACTGCCATGTTTTTCGGGATCGCTAATCATCACAACAGGCTCGCCGCCTGGCAGTCGCACCTCGGATGCTTCCAGAGTTTGCGCAATGTCGAGGAGCAAGACGTCCATGGGGCAAATGTAAGCCACGCGCTTGCGTTGACTCCAGGCCAACACATGCCCGCAGAGCTGCCCGTGCTGCCGATCGACAATCCAGGCACCACTGTCTCCTGGTATTCCAAGAGGATAGGAAGGCTTCGTGTCTTGTCCTGTGGCAGCAGATAAAACGCTGGCGATTTGATATGTGTGACTCGGAGACTGACGTCCATAAATTTTGACGCTTGTCAAGGCTGGTAGGATTTGCCCAGTCTGTGAGCCACTGGTTCGTGCAACGCATTGTACCTCCAGGCCGGGAAGAGCTGACCACGGCGCCACCGTGGTTGGCCGAAGCATCGGCTGATTGCTCTGGGCTTTCTTTCCGAGCAAGCGGGACCTTTGGTTTCCATCATCCGATATCTTGGGGATCGAATTGTCCTCAGGCAAACGCCCGTCTGAGAATTCGAAAAGGGCCCAATCAACTTCATGAATCAAGCCATTGGCTTCCTTACGACGAATACCACTAGAAGCATACACTTCTCCAAGACTGAAAGTATCGAGAtggtcttcatcttcagtctCAGCATAAGGATAGAAGCCTTCTTCCACGTCATCTAGGGCAGGCTGGGTGACGATGTAGCCATCACCACACCCGGGCTCTATGCCTGGAATATCACCAGGTTCACTAtactcttcgtcttcgtcctcctcctcatcgtcgtAGTCGCTAGTGAGGTCTGTTTCGGAATAAGGCTCTGATTCTGTGTCGGACAGCTCATAAGAGTAATCATCGCCATCGAAGCTACCAAACGTCGACTCAGGCTGCCACTCGCGTCCTGGAACAGCGCTGCTACGCGTGGTATCGGGAAATGCAAAATCGCGTTCCGGGTCGTCGAGCATGTGGTGCACAGTCATGCCATACGTCTTTTCGTCAACAATGACAAGACCGCCAAAGCTCACCGGAGGCAAGTGTCGGTCTCCAATCCAGGCCCCAATGCTTGCGCCATTATTGGGCTTTTCCTGGTATTCAGGATTGACAGCCTCGACATGTTCGTCATCGCTATCGTGGCCCGATTGATGTCCGCTAGATCTACTTCCTCGCGCCATGGACCTCATGATTGATCCTTGTCGTCGCGATCTGATGACGCTCCCACGGCATACTTTAAGACCAAAGCCAGTGGAATCGTCAAACAGCTCacccagcttcttcttcaagatggcacGGACTTTGCCAACAGATGCGCAGACCACCAATACAGTAGGCCTAGTCTGGTGAGGGCTAGGCCCCACAGACTCGAGAGATATTTCTACTGACTCGGGGTGCTTGCGATAGAATGACTTTAGAGCAATGTTGATCTGAGGCATGAGGATGGAATTCCATTTGTCCACAACGTCCGGTGGTAGTGGTACATGAGGATATAATCGGACCTTTGCTTCCGGTTTGCTTTCTTTGATTTCGGGCTCTATTCCATTGTTAGGTATTGTCTCTTGTTAATGCGTCAAGGGGAGCGGGCAGTCACGTACCATGGGCCTCAATGCCTTTGTTTTGGGTGTATGTTGGCActggtggcggaggaggttTCTTAGTAGGCGCCGCAGGGACTGGCATTccctttttgtctttggaaCCTTTGGAGTCTTTCGAAGGCCCTATTGTGGGCAATGGCGCAGCTTCCATAAGGGATGGCTCATGGCCCAGCCTTTCCTCGAATCCACTGACACCATCCAAGATGCAACAGGCCTCCAAGAACCGCGTAACGCGCATCTGCACGCCAGAAAGCAGAGATTCACCCTTGACCTCGCCTGAAAGCTCATCGTCGACAGCTTTCCAACAGGCTTGGACAGCTTTCATGTACAATGTACCGCATCTAATAGCCAGTGTATCCAAGGCAGATTCTGGAACAGTTGTGGGCGCTGCGTTTGGTGCAAGAGTCTCCAACTTTGTCCACAGTCCAATAGATAGGAGTACCATTGCTAGGGAATATACTTCCAACACTCTCTCATCAGTGGACTTTGGGAGAGGTGACGTCTGCGCGGCTCGAGGATCGAGGGGGTGCTGCCATATCGAATTCGTAATTGAAGATTCTTCAGTGAAGACGTCGAAAGACGACAACACAGGTCGGCGAATATCAACATGTCCTGTGCCGTCGCTATTCCCTGGCGCTGTGCTTTTGCTAAACAAGATGTTGGCATCGGAGATATTACCGTGGGTGATGCCTCTAGCGTGCATATCAAACACCGTATTTGCGAGGTTATATGCAAAGCGGAACTTTGCCTCTAACGGAGGTTCCGAGTCGCCACGAGCAAGGAGGTCACTCAGAGTAGGCAGACTGTACTGAGGGTTTTGGCTCACACGGTTGGAAGCCAACGTGTTGAAGGAAGGCGGGAAGAGATAGACTAAGCCCAGCCGAGAATTTTCGAGATCTTCAAAGTAGCCGAGCAAGCGAGGCAGGCCGGTCCAAGAGCCAGGGGCTCTCTGGGGATCTCGCTGAAGGCCAGCAGAGAGCTTCTCGAAGCGGGCCATAGGGGGGCATGATGCCCGTAGTCGAATAGATTGGATCAAACTCGGCATACTCaaggagaagggggggcCCAAGGTTGTCTAGTAGCACCCTGGGTTGTGAGTTCAGAGTAAGCTGTCTTGCTCATGTAGACAACATGTCGCCGAGATGCTGATACTGTGCTCAACCCATCTTGCAAAGGTTGCAAGTGTGTCAAGCTCTTGGGGTCAATCTGCTGAGGAGTCTGCATCCGCGTTGATTCAAATGGTCGAAAATCCCCTTCTGAAGCAGAGGCCTTGGACGTCGACTTTGTTACCGGCGAGTTCAGAGTATCAGATGAGCGCATACGCGATAAGTCGTAGAGGGTATCGATGGAGGCAGTGAGGTCATGAATTAGACCCTCAAATCGCCCTTTATCCCATTGGACAAGCGGTGCTTTACGATCAGGTGATGGCCGAACTCCCTCAACGACTCGCTTATAACTCAACCATAGAGGCTCTGCTTCGGCGAGGATATCCTTGATGGTGgacatgatgctgccgaCGACCTCGCTCAGGCCGGCCTTGGAAAGAGACTCATCGATTTCAGCAGACTGGTTTGGATCAGACCATTCCAGTCCCCAGCTGACAAAGCGATCCTTTTGGATGCGCAATTTGCGATATAGCGCCTTGATCTCGGGGTCATCTTCATGTTGAGCAGGTTCCTTGACAAAATCGCTGGACTTTTTGGTGTCGTTGTAAAGACGACTCaggcggcgctggaaggGCAGCTGAAAACCACCCATCGGCAAGATGGACTCCATCTTGCACTGCGGGAGAAACGAGGAAACGCTGCTTGCCAGCTGCTGTTCCTCCTATTGCGCGGCCTATATATTGGATGTTTGCTGTTGCCTGAAGGGGACCCTGTTATGATAACTCGATCAGGCACTGGGGCCGCACCCGGTTAGACCGGGGACGCTCAAAGCGGATCAAGCTGGACCTCTCGCCTGACCTCgatgccgcagctgcagggcgGATAGGTGTCTGCGACGTTTGATTCAAGCGCGGTGCATCGCAGCACTAATCAGCGTCGCAGATATCCAAGGGCGGTTGGGAGAGCAACGGGCCAATCCAATGCAGGCACTGGCGCATACACCCTGAGGAGGGGCAAAAGGCACTCCCGCCGAGCTTGAAAAATGACGAGACGTGCGCTGCAGGATATGCGCTGCAAGATATGCGCCAGAACGGCCGCGAGGAATCGGATTAGGCAGAAGAATTGCAATCGGAGAGATACCGAGCCTGGAGCTGGCTGCGAGATGGACAGCACGGCCAGGAACCAGATCAGGCGGCTGGTGAGCGTTTATCCAGCCGACGGTCGTTATCGAGGTGAAACTCGCTGCCTTGCGGTGGCACTGCGGCTCAACACCGTGTGGACAGCAATCGTTCGTTCGTGTactccagcagcccagctTTTCGTCCCTTGCCCAGCTGTCTCGTCCCTTCTCGGCTTCCCAAGGGTTCAACTCACGGGCCTAAATCGCCATCCCCGCAACGCCTGGTGGGGGAAAGACACCCAGAACGGGAGGGCTGGCGAATCGCCATCGGGAAAAATCCTGCTGCCTGGTGTCttttggtggcggcggaagGAGCTGATTGGAGGATTTAAATGGCACCGGGGCTGATCTTGGAGTCTCCAAGGCGCggttgaagaagattggGATGATAAGCAGATGCCACACCACGTGACTGTGATTACTATTCAAGGTCACATGACCACACATGTCTGGagattgaagttgaagctcaACAGCTTTCTGGACGAATGTAACTATGGCTTTCATTTTGAAACGGACAATAGGAAACAAAATACATTATATTCTCATTATTTTTTACGCCTCAAGCCCAAATATTCTGTCGTCCCCCATCTAGGCATACTTGATTGTGAATGCCGGAGACTCGCTTACATACCagtcctccttcttcttctcgttaCCGAAAATGCGCAGCGCATGAAAGACGACCTTATACGTTCCAGGGGGGCGCAAACTTGTTATCGGTCAGCTCGCCGCTCCATGAGATTGGGGTGGGACCTCGGCTCTGCCACAGAAGAGGGGATCCACTGGGCTGGCCAATGGACGTGGTATCAAAGAACTTCTTAGTTGTGATCTTGCTGCCGTGAGGAGGCGCTGATAAGAGAACGAGATCAGCACGAACAAGCCGCGTTCCAAGAGCTGGGCTGACGACGAGAGCGGGAAGTAC encodes:
- a CDS encoding uncharacterized protein (EggNog:ENOG41) — its product is MPSLIQSIRLRASCPPMARFEKLSAGLQRDPQRAPGSWTGLPRLLGYFEDLENSRLGLVYLFPPSFNTLASNRVSQNPQYSLPTLSDLLARGDSEPPLEAKFRFAYNLANTVFDMHARGITHGNISDANILFSKSTAPGNSDGTGHVDIRRPVLSSFDVFTEESSITNSIWQHPLDPRAAQTSPLPKSTDERVLEVYSLAMVLLSIGLWTKLETLAPNAAPTTVPESALDTLAIRCGTLYMKAVQACWKAVDDELSGEVKGESLLSGVQMRVTRFLEACCILDGVSGFEERLGHEPSLMEAAPLPTIGPSKDSKGSKDKKGMPVPAAPTKKPPPPPVPTYTQNKGIEAHEPEIKESKPEAKVRLYPHVPLPPDVVDKWNSILMPQINIALKSFYRKHPESVEISLESVGPSPHQTRPTVLVVCASVGKVRAILKKKLGELFDDSTGFGLKVCRGSVIRSRRQGSIMRSMARGSRSSGHQSGHDSDDEHVEAVNPEYQEKPNNGASIGAWIGDRHLPPVSFGGLVIVDEKTYGMTVHHMLDDPERDFAFPDTTRSSAVPGREWQPESTFGSFDGDDYSYELSDTESEPYSETDLTSDYDDEEEDEDEEYSEPGDIPGIEPGCGDGYIVTQPALDDVEEGFYPYAETEDEDHLDTFSLGEVYASSGIRRKEANGLIHEVDWALFEFSDGRLPEDNSIPKISDDGNQRSRLLGKKAQSNQPMLRPTTVAPWSALPGLEVQCVARTSGSQTGQILPALTSVKIYGRQSPSHTYQIASVLSAATGQDTKPSYPLGIPGDSGAWIVDRQHGQLCGHVLAWSQRKRVAYICPMDVLLLDIAQTLEASEVRLPGGEPVVMISDPEKHGSLQREEEDGEEAFDEENDEDEELDMPPLLVGQPSSPKRIASPAASSSPIRLEVPSEMQSITRKMDSIKIGNRRVDVNV
- a CDS encoding uncharacterized protein (EggNog:ENOG41), which translates into the protein MQPGQTWDDLPQELVMDLAQLTKANSIEGNKKDNITVIYTPWANLKKDGSMDVGQVSFHDQRKVKRILVPNRENPIVNRLNKTKVEKKPDLKAEKDDMLKQLRAKDQAAQQIKRKEEQRQAQEWKEKKWQKDHAYDEMFTEENMAASSNQDRAADWEDDFM
- a CDS encoding uncharacterized protein (EggNog:ENOG41) — its product is MESILPMGGFQLPFQRRLSRLYNDTKKSSDFVKEPAQHEDDPEIKALYRKLRIQKDRFVSWGLEWSDPNQSAEIDESLSKAGLSEVVGSIMSTIKDILAEAEPLWLSYKRVVEGVRPSPDRKAPLVQWDKGRFEGLIHDLTASIDTLYDLSRMRSSDTLNSPVTKSTSKASASEGDFRPFESTRMQTPQQIDPKSLTHLQPLQDGLSTVSASRRHVVYMSKTAYSELTTQGATRQPWAPPSP